From Trichoderma atroviride chromosome 1, complete sequence, one genomic window encodes:
- a CDS encoding uncharacterized protein (EggNog:ENOG41~TransMembrane:11 (n13-24c42/43o52-75i82-102o108-130i142-165o171-194i258-279o291-315i322-343o355-375i395-415o421-441i)) produces the protein MSTPRHFRPPKYALASVAISLAGLFNGYDTGSIGAMTTMAQFEAVIGRLSPTLLGFTVSLVMLAGVVPSFFAGYLAERFGRLRVILCGSVLVILGAVLQGSANSLPQFLVGRAFSGCGQGIFLSNVSVYICEVAPAKHRGMLVGLPQFQAATGVCLGYFTCYGSVKLSGSIAWRLPLALQSVVGAALTLSCLVLPESPRWLIQHGKTQQARRSLQKLEFDMAEAERDFLTSTQERVSLSLWQSLAMLFKRGYRARTMLALFILGMVQLSGIDGVIYYAPTLFSQAGLTSSTASFLASGVSAILMLVISIPAFLFADKWGRRISAISGGITLSACMFLIGSLYAANAVHPSGVARWVVIVSVYIFSLTYCATWGIVGKIYASEIQPGHTRAAANSVAQALSFFTNWIVAILTPILLKRSAYSAYFLFGGLALVTVTVLVLYMPETRGRSLENIQEAFHRPTVISDVTSWIRRRGQAIVESPEPIQLTNRSLTNHSASSVARPRRIEATK, from the exons ATGTCGACCCCCAGGCATTTCCGCCCGCCCAAATATGCGCTGGCCTCCGTAGCCATATCTCTTGCTGGTCTTTTCAATGGCTATGATACGGGTTCTATCGGCGCAATGACGACCATGGCACAATTTGAGGCCGTCATAGGTCGGCTGTCCCCTACGCTTCTTGGCTTCACTGTGTCCCTTGTCATGCTTGCAGGGGTGGTGCCGTCTTTCTTTGCTGGATATCTTGCCGAGCGATTCGGTCGTTTACGAGTAATCTTGTGCGGTTCTGTGCTTGTCATTCTTGGTGCTGTATTGCAAGGCAGCGCCAACAGTCTGCCGCAGTTTCTCGTTGGACGAGCATTCAGTGGATGCGGACAGGGCATTTTCTTGAGCAATGTCAGCGTGTATATCTGTGAAGTCGCTCCAGCAAAACACCGCGGAATGCTCGTCGGGTTGCCTCAGTTTCAGGCTGCTACCGGCGTCTGTCTGGGCTACTTCACATGCTACGGTAGCGTCAAGCTTTCTGGAAGTATTGCGTGGCGTTTGCCCCTTGCTTTGCAATCAGTCGTGGGCGCCGCCTTGACATTGAGCTGCCTAGTCCTACCTGAGAGCCCACGATGGTTAATACAACATGGCAAGACGCAACAAGCTCGCCGCTCATTGCAAAAGCTGGAGTTTGATATGGCCGAGGCAGAGCGTGACTTCCTAACATCCACACAGGAACGGGTCAGTCTCTCGCTTTGGCAGAGCCTTGCTATGCTATTCAAACGAGGTTATCGCGCCAGGACTATGCTTGCGTTATTCATTCTTGGCATGGTACAGTTATCCGGCATTGATGGCGTAATTTAT TATGCTCCTACCTTGTTCAGCCAAGCCGGACTCACGAGCTCCACGGCATCGTTCCTAGCATCTGGAGTATCTGCTATTCTGATGCTTGTAATCTCCATTCCCGCCTTCCTGTTCGCCGACAAGTGGGGACGTCGGATATCCGCCATCAGTGGTGGCATTACCTTATCAGCATGCATGTTTCTAATAGGCAGCTTGTATGCAGCTAATGCGGTTCATCCTTCAGGCGTGGCACGCTGGGTTGTTATTGTTAGCGTTTACATCTTCAGTCTCACATACTGCGCGACCTGGGGCATTGTAGGCAAGATATATGCCAGCGAGATACAGCCAGGACATACAAGAGCCGCAGCCAATTCTGTGGCTCAAGCACTAAGTTTT TTTACTAATTGGATTgtcgccatcttgacgccGATTCTATTGAAACGGTCTGCTTACAGCGCGTATTTCCTCTTCGGCGGCCTTGCTCTAGTTACAGTTACAGTTCTAGTGCTTTACATGCCCGAGACGCGCGGTCGATCTCTTGAGAATATTCAGGAGGCTTTCCATCGCCCGACAGTAATTTCGGACGTCACAAGTTGGATTAGGAGGCGGGGACAAGCGATCGTCGAGTCTCCTGAACCAATCCAATTGACCAACAGGTCTCTGACTAACCATTCTGCAAGCTCAGTAGCCAGGCCACGGCGAATTGAGGCTACAAAATGA
- a CDS encoding uncharacterized protein (EggNog:ENOG41~MEROPS:MER0000432~SECRETED:SignalP(1-32)) yields the protein MQLTILEYRDHNMRVLFAKLFALGVLTGPGQASPVQTQHTSQVHPFTINLSSRVPRMLEQIRSTQLLSQPVYTDTGNANGISLHDLKSLQKQWLTVFDWESEQQEINKFKHYTTLIEGLTIHFVHEKSNATDAIPLVLLHGWPGSFLGFTPIIEELTKQATTATGKKVAFDVIVPSLPGFAFSSAPPVKWTISDSARIINTLLTQVLHYDTYALFGTDFGAGIGYDLYDQYNATVRAAHLAFLPFLPLNSAQLDAQNITLNSLEAFEESVTTEWSTTGEGYFLEQTTKDNAVGQLAWIGEKFLNWSDPSAGTAPSVLTHNEILRHVSLYYLTESFASSVVIYAQNSQGFGSVYSKARTDAPLLFSAFKYNVGFWPPALVAKTGNLVLYNNRDFGGHFPALDNPPALLGDLREIGNYWK from the exons ATGCAGCTTACTATTCTGGAATATCGCGACCACAACATGCGCGTATTGTTTGCTAAATTATTCGCTCTAGGCGTCCTCACTGGGCCTGGCCAGGCGAGTCCTGTACAAACACAGCACACATCTCAAGTGCATCCCTTCACCATCAATCTCTCGTCGAGGGTACCCCGGATGCTGGAGCAGATCCGTAGTACTCAGTTACTCTCACAGCCCGTCTACACTGACACAGGAAATGCCAACGGAATCTCTTTACATGATTTAAAATCATTGCAAAAGCAATGGCTGACAGTGTTTGATTGGGAAAGCGAGCAACAGGAAATAAACAA ATTCAAGCACTACACGACCCTAATCGAAGGCTTGACCATCCACTTCGTCCACGAAAAGTCAAACGCAACGGATGCAATACCGCTCGTTCTTCTCCACGGCTGGCCTGGTTCCTTCCTCGGATTCACTCCTATCATCGAAGAGCTGACCAAGCAAGCGACAACGGCCACCGGCAAAAAAGTAGCATTCGACGTAATCGTGCCCTCTTTACCAGGATTTGCCTTTTCGTCCGCTCCTCCTGTCAAGTGGACAATTTCCGACTCTGCACGTATAATCAACACCCTATTAACGCAGGTCTTACATTACGATACCTACGCTCTATTTGGAACCGATTTCGGTGCTGGTATCGGCTATGACCTCTACGATCAGTACAACGCAACCGTTCGCGCAGCTCATTTGGCGTTTCTGCCGTTTCTGCCTCTGAACTCTGCACAACTTGATGCTCAGAATATCACCCTCAACTCACTGGAAGCATTTGAGGAGTCTGTAACAACGGAATGGAGTACCACTGGAGAGGGCTACTTTCTTGAGCAGACAACTAAA GATAACGCAGTTGGTCAACTGGCCTGGATCGGTGAGAAATTTCTCAACT GGTCTGACCCCTCTGCCGGGACTGCACCCTCTGTCCTTACACACAATGAGATCCTCCGCCATGTCTCTCTCTACTACCTGACGGAGAGCTTCGCCTCGTCGGTGGTCATCTACGCACAAAATTCCCAAGGCTTCGGTTCGGTGTACAGTAAGGCTCGTACCGATGCGCCACTTTTGTTCAGTGCGTTCAAATACAATGTGGGCTTCTGGCCACCGGCGTTAGTGGCGAAAACAGGGAATCTAGTGCTGTACAATA ATCGCGATTTTGGGGGCCATTTCCCGGCGTTAGATAATCCACCAGCATTATTAGGAGATTTAAGGGAGATTGGAAATTATTGGAAGTGA
- a CDS encoding uncharacterized protein (EggNog:ENOG41~MEROPS:MER0000432~SECRETED:SignalP(1-32)) — MQLTILEYRDHNMRVLFAKLFALGVLTGPGQASPVQTQHTSQVHPFTINLSSRVPRMLEQIRSTQLLSQPVYTDTGNANGISLHDLKSLQKQWLTVFDWESEQQEINKFKHYTTLIEGLTIHFVHEKSNATDAIPLVLLHGWPGSFLGFTPIIEELTKQATTATGKKVAFDVIVPSLPGFAFSSAPPVKWTISDSARIINTLLTQVLHYDTYALFGTDFGAGIGYDLYDQYNATVRAAHLAFLPFLPLNSAQLDAQNITLNSLEAFEESVTTEWSTTGEGYFLEQTTKPNTIG, encoded by the exons ATGCAGCTTACTATTCTGGAATATCGCGACCACAACATGCGCGTATTGTTTGCTAAATTATTCGCTCTAGGCGTCCTCACTGGGCCTGGCCAGGCGAGTCCTGTACAAACACAGCACACATCTCAAGTGCATCCCTTCACCATCAATCTCTCGTCGAGGGTACCCCGGATGCTGGAGCAGATCCGTAGTACTCAGTTACTCTCACAGCCCGTCTACACTGACACAGGAAATGCCAACGGAATCTCTTTACATGATTTAAAATCATTGCAAAAGCAATGGCTGACAGTGTTTGATTGGGAAAGCGAGCAACAGGAAATAAACAA ATTCAAGCACTACACGACCCTAATCGAAGGCTTGACCATCCACTTCGTCCACGAAAAGTCAAACGCAACGGATGCAATACCGCTCGTTCTTCTCCACGGCTGGCCTGGTTCCTTCCTCGGATTCACTCCTATCATCGAAGAGCTGACCAAGCAAGCGACAACGGCCACCGGCAAAAAAGTAGCATTCGACGTAATCGTGCCCTCTTTACCAGGATTTGCCTTTTCGTCCGCTCCTCCTGTCAAGTGGACAATTTCCGACTCTGCACGTATAATCAACACCCTATTAACGCAGGTCTTACATTACGATACCTACGCTCTATTTGGAACCGATTTCGGTGCTGGTATCGGCTATGACCTCTACGATCAGTACAACGCAACCGTTCGCGCAGCTCATTTGGCGTTTCTGCCGTTTCTGCCTCTGAACTCTGCACAACTTGATGCTCAGAATATCACCCTCAACTCACTGGAAGCATTTGAGGAGTCTGTAACAACGGAATGGAGTACCACTGGAGAGGGCTACTTTCTTGAGCAGACAACTAAA CCCAACACAATTGGATAA
- a CDS encoding uncharacterized protein (EggNog:ENOG41) translates to MPLYDVEYVTPLTSEQQEQLAVAFTDLHSKRFNTPRFFINVRYTDVSNQVVFRGGVRRKYNRVIIRTRAGSNRTNETYLDHCKQITAEWERIVGKEGEKGLRTVWVMGALTTALEAGIGRPKTGEEDQWVQDNIPHFKALAAAGDEDFIEIMRELEGK, encoded by the exons ATGCCTCTTTACGATGTTGAATATGTAACTCCGCTTACGTCGGAGCAGCAAGAACAGCTAGCTGTTGCCTTCACCGATTTGCACTCAAAGCGTTTCAACACTCCCCGTTTCTTTATCAACGTCCGGTATACGGATGTGAGCAACCAAGTAGTATTCCGAGGAGGTGTCCGGCGAAAGTATAATCGCGTGATCATCAGAACACGAGCAGGGAGCAATCGTACGAATGAAACATACCTAGACCATTGCAAGCAAATTACAGCCGAATGGGAGAGAATTGTAGGAAAGGAAGGTGAAAAGGGACTACGAACAGTTTGGGTGATGGGCGCACTGACAACGGCCTTGGAAGCCGGAATCGGACGGCCAAAA actggagaagaagaccagTGGGTACAGGACAACATACCGCACTTTAAAGCTTTGGCCGCAGCTGGTGACGAAGATTTCATTGAGATCATGCGGGAGCTGGAAGGAAAGTAG
- a CDS encoding uncharacterized protein (EggNog:ENOG41~TransMembrane:12 (i54-72o94-116i123-143o149-170i182-207o213-233i253-279o285-306i326-345o365-383i390-411o533-551i)) codes for MSTTDSVRELPTAEAITIPIDKISSRLSRVQSKTADIQEKSDDIELGVRSIKSVRWVVVCFSLYVTCFLYGLDTTIAADVQGSIVEAFGHIDQLAWIGAGFPLGSVSMVLPLTAAFVSFNLKWTFIATVIVFEVGSVLCGAAQNMNTVIIGRVIAGMGGTGIYLGSLNYISSLTTPKERGTYITGIGFCWGIGAVLGPVVGGAFSVSSATWRWAFYINLVIGGVLAPIFIFILPSLHPVRGVSTRTRLANLDFVGFVLGSGVWVTFALVFTMAGGQWAWGDGRTIAMFVVFGIVLIAYVLQQGMCLFTSRETRSFPVNLLFTRTHFLLYVAMAANDATLFVFLYFFPLYFQFVHSDSALEAAVRLLPYVIIMVTFNLGAGHLLSRVKRYMPIYIFSGVLLTVGGSLMVVYLKPSTTISVIYGLSIINAVGTGLTNQLGYAVASLVVEPQEVGDAISLQNLAQLGASLISLVIAGQIFQAEAVKNLERVLIGTNYSHQDIVDAVSGAQSTLFQQISGELRNQAVKAITEAIQKALYLLPIGGGVLLMAALFMKREKLFGEIVAVGA; via the coding sequence ATGTCGACCACAGACTCTGTGAGAGAGTTGCCTACTGCCGAAGCAATTACGATCCCAATCGATAAGATCTCTTCACGACTCAGTCGCGTCCAAAGCAAAACCGCAGACATACAAGAGAAATCAGATGATATAGAGCTCGGCGTTCGTTCGATCAAGAGTGTTCGATGGGTTGTAGTGTGTTTCTCACTATATGTCACTTGTTTCCTCTATGGTCTCGATACAACGATCGCGGCTGATGTTCAAGGCTCCATTGTGGAAGCGTTTGGCCATATAGACCAACTTGCCTGGATTGGAGCTGGTTTCCCACTAGGGTCAGTTTCAATGGTGCTGCCACTTACTGCTGCCTTTGTCAGTTTTAATCTCAAGTGGACATTTATTGCAACCGTCATAGTGTTCGAGGTTGGCTCTGTTCTCTGTGGCGCTGCGCAAAACATGAATACAGTCATTATCGGCCGAGTTATTGCAGGCATGGGCGGGACCGGCATCTATCTTGGAAGTCTCAACTATATTTCCTCTTTAACTACACCAAAAGAGCGCGGTACCTACATCACAGGAATAGGCTTCTGTTGGGGCATTGGAGCGGTGCTTGGACCGGTCGTCGGCGGGGCCTTTTCTGTATCATCTGCAACCTGGCGATGGGCATTTTACATCAACCTGGTGATTGGTGGAGTTCTCGCGCCAATTTTCATATTCATTTTGCCGTCATTGCACCCAGTTCGAGGAGTGTCAACCCGCACAAGGCTCGCGAATCTTGATTTCGTCGGATTTGTTCTTGGATCAGGCGTATGGGTGACCTTTGCATTGGTGTTTACAATGGCAGGCGGACAATGGGCGTGGGGCGACGGAAGAACCATCGCTATGTTCGTTGTCTTCGGCATTGTATTGATCGCCTATGTTTTACAACAGGGCATGTGCCTGTTTACAAGTCGAGAGACGCGATCATTTCCCGTGAACTTGCTATTCACTCGGACACACTTTCTGTTATacgtcgccatggctgctaaCGATGCTACCCTCTTTGTCTTCCTCTATTTCTTCCCCCTCTACTTTCAATTTGTACACAGTGACTCGGCACTAGAAGCTGCTGTTCGACTATTGCCATACGTCATTATAATGGTCACGTTCAATCTGGGAGCTGGCCATCTCTTGTCCAGAGTGAAGCGATACATGCCGATCTATATCTTTTCTGGGGTTCTCCTGACAGTTGGAGGCTCTTTGATGGTCGTTTATCTCAAGCCTTCGACTACTATATCCGTTATTTATGGCCTATCAATTATTAATGCTGTTGGTACAGGTCTCACTAACCAGCTCGGCTATGCCGTGGCGTCGCTTGTTGTGGAGCCCCAAGAAGTTGGAGATGCAATAAGCCTACAAAATTTGGCGCAGTTGGGTGCCAGCCTCATCTCCCTTGTTATTGCTGGCCAGATATTCCAGGCAGAGGCAGTTAAAAACCTGGAGAGAGTGCTCATCGGGACCAACTATTCACACCAAGACATAGTGGATGCTGTATCTGGTGCACAGAGTACGCTTTTCCAGCAAATCAGTGGCGAGCTGCGCAATCAAGCGGTGAAGGCAATCACAGAGGCCATACAGAAAGCGCTCTATCTACTGCCAATTGGGGGCGGCGTTCTCCTGATGGCCGCGCTATTCATGAAACGAGAGAAGCTCTTTGGAGAAATTGTGGCCGTTGGAGCTTAG
- a CDS encoding uncharacterized protein (EggNog:ENOG41): protein MSKKIATIIGATGKQGRAAINVFLQKPEYLVRGITRNADSSAARALKARGVEVVQADLNDEATLRVAFEGSHVIFGTTDFVPGFVQYGSERGRDIEAEQGRNVARAAQATPTLEHLIWSTLPSTSKISNGKYACPNFEGKEAANDFIRTLPDLLAKTTFVLVGWYDLNFNYPCYKPVWVEAANRYVVIGDYDPDATLVYIGDVEKNLGPFVKAIAEQPEKTKNGAIVFAYTDTIGFEELLKRWAKAKGKEAAYVSTSYEIMGVLYPEWTKLADMTRWMGDYKDTYWSYKEGEFLSYKDLGIAISDFVSMDESLKYLEIA from the coding sequence ATGTCGAAGAAGATTGCAACAATTATCGGAGCCACTGGCAAGCAAGGCAGAGCTGCTATCAATGTATTCCTTCAAAAGCCTGAGTATCTTGTTCGCGGTATAACACGCAATGCAGACAGCAGTGCTGCTAGAGCTCTCAAGGCCAGAGGAGTTGAGGTTGTGCAAGCTGATCTCAACGATGAAGCAACATTGAGGGTGGCATTTGAGGGCTCTCATGTCATCTTTGGCACCACTGACTTTGTTCCCGGCTTTGTCCAGTATGGCAGCGAAAGAGGAAGGGATATTGAGGCCGAGCAGGGTCGCAACGTTGCGCGGGCTGCTCAAGCCACGCCTACGCTTGAGCATCTTATCTGGAGCACTCTGCCCTCGACTTCCAAGATTAGCAATGGCAAATACGCGTGTCCCAACTTTGAAGGGAAAGAAGCGGCCAATGATTTCATCCGCACCCTGCCTGATCTACTTGCCAAGACAACCTTTGTATTGGTTGGCTGGTACGACTTGAATTTTAACTACCCCTGCTATAAGCCCGTTTGGGTGGAGGCGGCCAATAGATATGTCGTCATCGGAGACTATGACCCAGACGCTACCTTGGTCTATATCGGCGATGTCGAGAAGAATCTTGGACCGTTTGTCAAGGCCATAGCAGAACAGCCAGAGAAGACCAAGAATGGCGCCATTGTTTTTGCCTATACCGATACAATTGGATTCGAAGAGCTGTTGAAGCGTTGGGCCAAGGCGAAGGGCAAGGAGGCGGCTTATGTGAGTACGAGCTACGAGATCATGGGTGTATTGTACCCTGAATGGACAAAGCTCGCCGATATGACTCGTTGGATGGGCGATTATAAAGACACCTACTGGTCTTACAAAGAGGGAGAATTCCTGTCTTACAAAGACCTAGGCATTGCTATCAGCGATTTCGTCTCAATGGATGAATCGCTCAAATATTTGGAGATTGCTTAG
- a CDS encoding uncharacterized protein (EggNog:ENOG41), whose amino-acid sequence MANATRNALAKSFKALHTPHHPLVLANIYDAVSARAVASLPNAKALATASYAVAEAAGLKDDTLTLEVNVTSAKNIASAIKEFGKPLSVDYQDGYGDGLESGLAELIQAGVVGINLEDYNGSTKKLYSISDAADRIKRAMNTATSLGVPDFVVNARCDTLVQGGGLEEVIERGRAYLAAGATTVFVWGAGRGVSRSEVVELVKVFDGRLNVMLNLSGGLTVKELADIGVARISIGPTLQIGAMAKLQKDAEAILAM is encoded by the coding sequence ATGGCCAACGCTACTCGAAATGCTCTCGCTAAAAGCTTCAAAGCTTTGCACACTCCTCATCATCCACTCGTATTGGCCAACATTTACGATGCAGTTTCCGCGCGGGCTGTAGCATCCCTACCCAACGCAAAGGCCTTAGCCACAGCTAGCTATGCAgttgcagaagcagcaggtcTTAAAGACGACACCTTAACACTGGAAGTTAATGTAACTTCTGCTAAAAATATCGCTTCGGCAATTAAAGAATTTGGAAAGCCACTATCCGTTGACTACCAGGACGGATATGGAGATGGGCTAGAAAGCGGCCTGGCGGAGCTTATTCAAGCTGGTGTTGTCGGCATTAACCTGGAGGACTACAATGGAAGCACAAAGAAGCTGTACAGCATCTCTGATGCCGCGGATCGAATCAAGAGAGCTATGAACACGGCTACTTCACTGGGAGTGCCTGATTTTGTCGTCAACGCCCGGTGTGACACCCTCGTTCAAGGAGGCGGTCTCGAGGAAGTGATTGAGAGAGGTCGTGCATatcttgccgctggcgctACCACTGTATTCGTATGGGGTGCCGGCCGAGGAGTCTCACGTAGCGAAGTCGTTGAGTTGGTCAAGGTCTTTGATGGACGGCTGAATGTGATGCTCAATCTATCCGGCGGTCTGACGGTGAAGGAGCTGGCGGATATTGGAGTCGCCCGGATCAGCATTGGACCTACTCTGCAGATTGGAGCTATGGCAAAGCTACAGAAGGACGCTGAAGCCATTTTGGCAATGTAA
- a CDS encoding uncharacterized protein (TransMembrane:6 (o168-189i201-219o239-265i299-321o333-355i404-430o)): MLDIIREAPLGQAIRFLTQNRLLQYPEEKPDFKLPEAYVAQLEIHEKQSNNGHASFSSAPGEASMARNNNISRVRSESQSESQSESQSESLQRYATNFESLRTVTTARSVHTIPYSSERVKAEKELEIERTKSLPIAPQKTSDGIVLVDWYTTDDPENPHNWSSFKKILITTIICVYTFIVYSASSIYAPSVEGVSEHFGVSIIAAELGLALFVLWYGVGGVVFGPLSEIPIVGRNPVYYVTFIIYFGISFPTAVVGNFGGLLVLRSLQGFFGSPALTNGGGTFADMYDLIYVPYQLSFWVYCAWGGPAIGPLIGGFATMFKGWRWPLWEIVWMNSFMLVVILCFLPETSAANLLMRRAKRLRKRVGDPRLQSQSEIDQRHLTASEILVGALVRPIEIMIKDPAILFVNIYTAFFYGVYYTFFEVFPLVFPPLLWL; the protein is encoded by the coding sequence ATGCTTGACATTATTCGAGAGGCGCCTCTCGGCCAGGCAATTCGATTCCTCACTCAAAACAGGCTTCTTCAATATCCCGAAGAGAAGCCTGATTTCAAGCTACCCGAAGCATATGTTGCGCAGCTTGAAATACATGAGAAACAAAGCAACAATGGCCAcgcatctttttcttctgctccagGAGAGGCTAGCATGGCaagaaacaacaacatctcTCGAGTTCGATCTGAGTCTCAGTCTGAATCGCAATCCGAGTCTCAATCCGAGTCTCTTCAGCGTTATGCGACCAATTTCGAGAGCCTTAGAACCGTAACAACAGCTAGAAGCGTTCATACTATCCCATATAGTTCTGAGCGTGTGAAGGCAGAGAAAGAGCTAGAAATTGAGCGCACCAAATCCCTCCCAATTGCCCCTCAGAAAACATCGGACGGTATCGTTCTTGTTGATTGGTATACCACCGATGATCCAGAAAATCCACATAATTGGTCGTCGTTCAAGAAGATCTTGATTACTACAATCATCTGCGTATACACATTTATTGTTTACTCTGCCTCATCTATATATGCTCCCTCAGTCGAAGGGGTATCAGAACATTTTGGCGTTAGCATCATCGCAGCAGAACTTGGACTCGCGCTCTTTGTTCTTTGGTATGGAGTGGGAGGAGTCGTATTTGGGCCCCTCAGCGAGATTCCTATAGTTGGAAGAAATCCGGTCTACTACGTGACATTCATCATCTACTTCGGCATTAGTTTTCCGACAGCAGTTGTGGGTAACTTTGGCGGCCTGCTAGTGTTACGATCTCTCCAGGGGTTTTTTGGTAGTCCTGCTTTAACCAACGGAGGGGGGACATTTGCCGACATGTACGATCTGATTTACGTGCCTTATCAGCTCTCTTTCTGGGTCTATTGTGCGTGGGGTGGTCCAGCGATTGGGCCGTTGATTGGCGGCTTTGCTACAATGTTCAAGGGATGGCGGTGGCCCCTCTGGGAGATTGTATGGATGAATTCATTCATGCTTGTGGTGATACTATGCTTTTTGCCCGAAACCTCAGCTGCGAACCTATTGATGCGACGAGCAAAACGACTGCGAAAACGAGTCGGTGATCCCAGGCTTCAATCTCAGAGCGAGATTGATCAGAGACATCTAACTGCCTCTGAGATTTTAGTTGGCGCGCTCGTCAGGCCGATTGAGATTATGATTAAGGATCCTGCGATACTATTCGTCAACATCTATACAGCCTTCTTCTATGGAGTTTACTACACTTTCTTCGAAGTCTTCCCCCTAGtattccccccccttttatGGCTTTAA